A region of the Acidimicrobiales bacterium genome:
GGCGGCCCGACGAGCCTGGCCAACCTGGTCGGGCTGTGCGGCTCCCACCACGGGGTCGTGCACCGCCAGGGATGGGCGCTCACCTGCGCCCGAGACGGCACCCTCACCTTCACCCGCCCCGACGGGATCTCCCTCACGTCCCCACCGCCACGGGCCCGATCGGCGCTGTGTCTCCCGCTCCGGCTCCCACCGCTCGACGAGCTCCTCCCCGAGCCGGTCGGCGCCGGGTCGCTCCCCGGCGACGACGACGGCCGGCCCCTGCACCGCACCGGGGTCCACCACGGCCACCGCTGGCACCTGCACCTCTCGTCCGAGCCCGCCGTGGACGAGGACGCCGCAGCCGCAGCCGCCCGACGTCGGTTCGCCGATCTCGCCCGCGCCGCCTGACGGCACCGGCGGGTCGCTGACCGGTCGACGGATACGCTCCGGCACAGCGACGCGGCGCGTGCCGCGTCGTCCCCCGCCCTCGTAGCTCAGGGGATAGAGCATCGGTTTCCTAAACCGTGTGCCCAGGTTCGAATCCTGGCGGGGGCACAGGATAATCCCAGGTCAGAGCATCACGAGACCTTGCCGGCTAAGTAACTAGGCCGCTTGTCCCATCAAGTGTCCCACTACTTCTGGGCTACGCTCCGAAGATGCCCACGAGACTCGCTCCCGGCATTCGAGAGAAGCGACCCGGCTACTTCGAGGTCCGCGTCTACGGGGGCGTCGATCCGAAGACCGGCAAGGGCCGTCAGGTCACCCGCACCATCCGAGGGTCGGTGAAGGAGGCCAACGAGCTCCGAGCCACCCTGCTCATCGAGGTTGCTCGCACAGGGGCACCTCATCCGCATGGACTCGCCGAGCTCTTCGATGCGGTCCTCGAGCACCTGGAGGCTCTCGGGCGGGAGCCCACGACACTCCACGGCTACCGACGGATGGCCGACCGCATCATCGAGGAGGTGGGCGACAAGCCGCTGCGCAAACTGCGGGCGTCCGACTGTGACCGGTTCTACGCCGCTCTTCTTCGAGGGGGCTCCTCCCCCGCCCGGGTGCGCCGCTACCACGCGTTGCTCCACCGCTCACTCGCTCAGGGCGTTCGGTGGGAGTGGGTGCCGGACAACGTCTCGGATCGTGCATCTCCCCCACCCGAGCCTCGTCGGCAGATGCAGCTCCAATCGATCGAAGCGGTGGCCCGACTCATCCAGGTGGCCGAAGAGAGCAAAGAGCCGGAGCTCGGCGTCGCCTTCCGTGTCCTCGCAGCGATGGGCGGACGGCGGGGCGAGGTGTGCGGACTGCGGTGGAGCGACATCGACTTCGACTCCGGCCTCTGCGCCATCCGGCGGGCCGTGAAGCAGGTCCCTGGCCAGCCGCTCGTGGTGGGCGACGCCAAGAACCACCAGCAGCGGATCGTGCAGCTCGACCGCACCACCCTCGAGAGACTCGACCGACACCATCGAGAGATGCTCGAACGGGCGCAGACCTGCGGCCATGACCTGGCCGAGGACGCCTACGTGCTGTCCGACTCTGCGGACGGCAGCGAGCCATGGAGGCCCTCCCGACTGACCCAGGCGCTGAGGCGGCTGCGCGATCGCGCCGGGTACACCGGTCGCCTGCACGACCTCCGCCACTGGCACGCCTCCCTGCTGCTCAACGCAGGAGAGGCTCCTGTGGTCGTCGCCGAACGACTCGGGCATCGTGATCCCTCCACCACCCACCGGTTCTACGCCCACGCCCTCCCACGAGCGGATGGCCGAGCGGCACAGCTGGTCGACGACGCGCTCCAGCCGCCCGAAAATGCGTGACCACACCTTGCCCGACGTTCCGGGCTCAACGCTGGTCGACCCAGCTCGTCGATGCCCGCAGCGGGGACCCTCGACCTGGTCTCGGGCCGTGATCTCGCAGCCCTTGCAGCGTGGCTGACGAAACGCACTCCGCAGTCGGCGGGATCAGGTCGACAGGCCGGTGATGGACCTGTCGGGCCAGAACGGGCGGTCTTCGATGCTCCCCGGCGAAGTCCAGGTCGCGACCCCCTCCACGTCATGGAGCACACCAGCGCCAAGCTCGACGAGTGCAGCCGGCGGGTGAAGAACGAGACCCTCGGGCATCGAGGACGCAAGGCCGACCTGCTCCATCGGTGCCGTCGTCTCTTGCTCGCCGTGCAGGACCGCCTCGACTCGCTCGGCGAAGCGAAACTCGCGGGGCCGTTGTGCGCTCGTGACCCGCCGGGACAAGGTCAGTGAATCAGCCGATCTCGCCGGAAAAGAAATCTGCGGAGCAGCAGCGCATCGACAAGCAGAAGAAACGAGGCAAGACCGAAGGCCGTCACAACATTCCAGGGCGATGGCAAACGCAGACCACCGAGATAGCCCGCGCCAAAGGCATAGACGACCACTAGAAATGCTGCCGAGAAAGCTCCTATCGAAGCTACCGCAAGAGTCTGCACGAATCCTCGCACGATCAAGCTCGACTTGGGCGGAGACCGCAGATTCGCGGACGCGCTTGCGGTCGTAGATCTTGCAACCCTAGCCATGAATTCGAAAGTTCCGATAGTAGCCATAGACGTCAGCCACCGTGAACAGAGACATCAACAGTTCATCGGGAACGGGGCCGGCAGCAACCTCTTCTAGAAGAACTGCAACTTCCACCATCATTATGGAGTCGAAGCCGAGATCACCTACCAATTGAGAACTACCTTCGACCGACCCCGGTCGAAGGTCGAAGAAGTCCTCAAACCCCCGACAGAAGTCCGCAAGCCCAACCGGTTCAGGCATCTCGCAGCAGGTTCTTGTCGCCATCCATAGCGAGGGCGCCAGGGCGCTTGCCCTCCACTGCTGCGAGCAAGCGTGATTCCTCCAATGTGGCACGGTGCCTGGCCCAACGCTCACGGGTAACCGAAACGGTGATCAGGTCGACGTAGGCGCCATTGACATACTCGTGCTCTGTCAGGCGACCCTCCTCTATCCAAACCTCCCCGAAAGCTGTCTCGAATCGGTTCGCTGAATTCTGGATAGTCGCCCCGTATAGCTTACGAAACGGAAAGACAAGGAACAGATAGTCGATAAAGATCACCATGGATTCAAGCGGCCATGCCACCCCGTGAAAATCCGGAAAGATGTACTGAGCGATGTACGCGTGCCCATTTCGGAAATCGGCCTGGTAGGCCGCAACTATCCCGATGACCTGACCACTGCCATTCCGCACGACAAGGAAGTTGCACAGCACACCCTGAGTGAGGGAGGCTAGCCACTGTTCGGGACTAGGCGTCGTGCCACGGTGTCGATACAGAGTCCCAATCCGTGGATCCAGTTCAGCAAGCCGGAGCGCTTCGTAATCCGAACCAGTGATTGGACGTAGGCTCACATACCTGCCGCGGTAGGGCAATGACTCCGGCTCGTTCCCACCTCGACCGGTTTGTGTCACTTGTCGCCCCTACATGGTCAGTCGTTTCAGAGAGCCGTCTCAGCCTCTGGAGAAATGGGCCCTGCCTCGGCCAACCTCAAGTGTGTCCGTCACCAAGCCCCAGAACAGACATTGCTCCACAGAACGGGCAACGACCCAAATGTGAGGTCACAACCGAACTTGTAGGCATTCCCGGCATTCGACACATGACCATAAGTGTGCATCTCGTACGCGGGCCCGAAGTTGCTGTAGAAGGCCCCCCACATGTCTGCCTTAACTTCCTGCCCATACGATGCGGTGTTCTTGTAGGCTTGATACTCGCAGTTGGTAATGGCCCAGCCCGGAAAGGCACTGTGATAGCAATACGAGTCGCCGTGCAGGACTTGATTACCTATCGCAGAGGCTGACTGCTGAAACTCCCAACCCAAGAATATCTCGGTAGCGGTCACTCCAAACTGTTCAAGAATGACGCTCTTGGAGAAGGCATTATGGACATGAATAGGATTGGCGTTGTGTGCTTCAGCACTGACGTAGCTGTTCGCCACGATGGCCGCCGGCGAAGCAATCGCTCCAATCACCGCCACCGAGCTTGCCAATCGCCCCGCTCGATTCATCCCTGTCCACCCCTTTCCGCCGGCACCTGCGCCCTGCCGCCATCAGGTGGCATTCGCTCCGTCTCTACTTGGTGCGGGGTGAGTGCATCGATCCCGCGGATAATCGCTGCGCAATTCTCGTCAAACTCCCATCGCACCGATGCCCCGGGTTCGCCCCCGTCGGGCACCATCGCGCTTACAGAAATCGGCTCGACTACGACACACTTGTCCCCGTCGCGCTTGGCCTGTCCAATCGCATCACCGATCTTGACCTCTCTCCCGTCGACGTATGCGACGGGGGGTGGTGGCTCTGCAGGGCCACCAGCGAGCACCGGAACGACACCCCCCACCGCTAGACCGACTACCAGCCCACAGATGATGAGGAGTAATGCACGTTTCGCGATCGACATGGGAGCTCCTGAAAAATTGGGTCCCGCATGAGAGGAATTACTTGAACGTCCCGCGCTACCAAGAAAGCGACGACGCTTAACTCCTTTCCTAGACTGACAGACCACCACTCCGAACGCAAGGAAAGCTTCAAAGCTGTTTCTAAGTGGATGCCGAGCCGTGGACCGGAACGATCGTCTGCGTGTCAGGGAACGGACCGAGGCAGCGGTGTCCGCCGTCGGGGACATCGGTCCTGGCCAACTTGGAGTCGCAGCAATCGGCAGATCGCGAACGGGGCCATCCGACCCGAGCCACGACCTGTGGCGGCGTCACGGCTCCGACGCAGGCTTGCGGCTACCGTCAACGAACGAGCGATCGGAGGGTGGGCTCGTGGACGTCGGGGCGCTTTTCGCAGGGCGGGTCAGGGCGGCGCCAGAGACCGTGGCGTTGACCGAGTCCGGTCGGGGGTCGTCGACGTACGCCCATCTCGCAGACCGGGTGCAGGCGGTCGCGCAGGTGCTCGGTTCCCGAACTGGCCCCACCGATGTGGTTTGGAGTCCGGCGACGCGCGGGGATCTTGTGATCCTCGTGCTCGGGGCGGTGATGGCCGGCCGGGCGGTGCATCTCGGGCGGGCCCGCCCCGGCACTGCGGCGCCAGTGGCGCTGGACGTCGGTCGGGGGGACGACGTGGTGGTGCTCGCCGACCAGGCGTGGCGCCAAGAGGTCAGTGGCTTCGCGATCGTGTTGGAGACATCGGGCACCACCGGTCACCCGAAGCAGGTGGTCCACACCGCACGCAGCCTCGGTCACGGCCTGTGGAATACGGCCGCTGTTGAAGACGAACTGCTCCGCCCATCAGAGGCGGCGCCGGGACCGCTGTCCGAGCGGCTCGCCCTGTTGGCTGAACGGTCCCCGCACGGACTGTCGTTCCTGACGGGCCTGGATGAACGCTCGATCGCAGGGCTCACCATGGTGTTCCGCGCCCTCCTCATGGGTGAGCGGCTCGTGATCCCGGCCAGCAGTTCGGCTCCAGACGTGAGCGCCGCTCTCGAACACGACGGCGCCACGAACCTCGGAGTCCCACCGCTCACGGCCCAGCGCCTGGTCCGGGAGTGGGCCCGAGCCGACCGGCCCCCGCCCGGGCTCCTGCATGTCGGTATCGGCGGCTCGGCGATCCTGCCCGCCCTGGCCGAGCAGCTCGAGCGAACGTTCCAGTGCCCGGTGACCTCGGGCTACGGGTCGACCGAGCTCGGGGGGGTGGCCATCATGAGCCGCCCTTGGGACCCGGCCGCTCAGCGCTGGACGACGATCGGGAGACCGCTCGCCGACGTCACTGTCGAGCTGACCGACACCGCCGACGGTGACCGGGAGCTTGTCGTCAACTCACCCGCGCACATGGAGGGGACGATCGGCGCCGACGGTGGATTCGCCCGTTGCGCGGGCGCTCACCGAACCGGGGACCTCGCCCGCATCGAACCCGACGGCACCGTGACCATCACCGGGCGCCTGGGCTACCTCATCCAACGCGGAGCCCAGAAAATCGATCCCGTTACCATCGAGCGAGTCCTCGAAACTCACCCCGACGTCCTCGTCGCCGCCGTCCTCGGTGTCCCCAGCAGGGTGCCCGGCGAAGAAGACATCATCGCCCTCGTGGTGCCTGCTCCGTCGGCCCACGTCGAGGATCTGAACAGCAGACTGCGCGCCCACTGCCGCGCCTCGCTTCCCGCCAGTTCGACACCTCGACGCATCGTGGTGGTCGCAGAGTTGCCCCTTGCGGCCGATTCGACACCTCAACGAGCTGCGCTACTGAGGGTCCACCAGGACCTGTCGGCGTCCTCAGGGGAGGGGCCGACTATGCTCGAAGCCGATCTGTTCGACACCCCTGCGCCGTCGAACTGAACGAATTGGGACCACGCGCCGCCGCCGGTTCGCAGGCTCGCTGCCAGCTCATCGGGGAGCGGATTATTCGCCGCACCGTGACCCTCACCCAGGGATCAGTCCCCCTTCAGATCCGAAGCGCCGACTTCCTCACACGGGCGATGACGTAGCCCAGTCGCGACGCGAGCCGACTCCGGGAGTGGGGTAAGGGAGAGACGGCTACGCGTCGGTGCCGTCCTGACCCTGGGAGACCCAGATGGCACTCGACGAATGGCCGGAGCTGCTCACCGTCACGGAGGCTGCTGAACTACTTCGGATCAGCCGAACGACCGCGTACGCGGAGGCGAAGCGCTACCTGAGCACCGGGGAAGGCCTGCCGGTGATCAGGGTGGGACGAAGCCTGCGCGCCCCACGTGAGCGGCTGCGCCGGCTCATCGAAGGCGCCCCGACCACGAGCAACCGCGGCGAGGCGGCGTGAAGCCGGTAGACGAGACACCGATCCTCGTCCTCACTGAGCCGGCACTCCAGGTCCGCCGTTCGCTGGAGCCGACGGCGTGGCTCGTGCTCGAGGAGCTCGTGCTCCGCTCCGACGCGCTACGCCCGCTTGCGCCTGTCAGGGTCGACGTCCGCTCACTCGCGACTGCGCTCGGCCGCTCGAAGGACGCCGTCGCCCGAGCCCTCCAGATCCTCATCGAGTCCGGTCTCGTCGAACGCCACTCGAGCAGGGACGAGCTGACCGGCCGGTTCGGTGCCGCCAGCTACCGGATCGACCTCCACTCCTCCGGGCTCCGCCGACCACAGCCATCGGACATCGCGGGCCCGACCTCCGTCGCCTCACGCGCCGCCAGACCAACCGCTCATGCCGCTCCCCTAACACCCCGCAACCGCCTCTTCGAACCATGACCCGCCACCGATCCAGCCTTCCCTCCACCTCGCCCTCCCCGGTCCCGGCCATCCCCACGAAAGCACCCCAGGAACCAGTCACGAACTTGCACTCACCAGAGTGCCACGGTCCCGGACCGGGACGGGATCACCGGATCCGGAACAACCAGCTACGGCAAGAGCAACTCGGCCGAGTGGCCCCGTGCCGAGCATCGGGAAGATCCATCTCCAGGGCGAGGGCTACTACCTCGCTGCGGTCGCCGAAGGTGTCGACGAGTACTACCGCGGCGTCGGTGAGGCACCTGGTCGCTGGGTCGGCAGCGCCGCTGACCAGCTCGGGCTCGACCGCGAAGTCACGGCCGACGACCTCCATGCCGTTTGGTCGGGCCTCGACCCGACCACCGGTGAACAGCTCGGCCGATTCGGTGGCCGACGAATCGCCGGCTTCGACCTCACCTTCCGGGCACCGAAGTCGGTGTCCTTGCTCGTCGGGCTCGCTGACGAACCGATCGCCACGCAGGTTCGCGAAGCCCACGAGGCAGCCGTCGACGCTGCTCTGGGCTACGTGGAGCGCGAGGCCGCCCGCTCACGGACCGGGTCGCAGGGCTCCCACCAGATCGAAGTCGAAGGGCTCGTCGCCGCGGCGTTTAGGCATCGCACGAGCCGGGCGGGGGACCCGCACCTTCACACGCACGTCCTGGTGGCCAACATGGCGCGATGCCCTGACGGGCGGTGGCGGACCCTGGATGGCCGGTTGTTGTACCTGCACGCCAAGACCGCCGGCTACCTCTACGAAGCTCACCTGCGCGCCGAACTCACCCAGCGGCTCGGGGTGGACTGGGAGGCGGTCCGCAACGGGATCGCCGATGTGGCCGGCATCCCCAAGACTGTGCTGCGGCACTTCTCGGATCGGCGCCGCCAGATCGAGGAGCACCTCAGCGAGACGGGGTTCCGGTCCGCTCGCGCCGCAGAGCTCGCCGCGCTCGAGACACGGCAAGCCAAGACCGCACCCGACCACGGCCAATCCATGAAGACCCTGTGGACCGAGAAGGCCCTGGACATTGGATGGGACCCACGTGACCTCGGATCGGTCCCGGACTTGGTCCCGAGATCGGTCCCGGAACCGGTCCCGACTTCGCTGTTCGCCCAGCTCCTGGCCCCGGAGGGCTTGACGACCAAGGCATCCACGTTCGACCGCCGCGACGTCCTGCGATCGCTCGCCGAACGGGCACCACGAGGAGCGAC
Encoded here:
- a CDS encoding GNAT family N-acetyltransferase, producing MLCNFLVVRNGSGQVIGIVAAYQADFRNGHAYIAQYIFPDFHGVAWPLESMVIFIDYLFLVFPFRKLYGATIQNSANRFETAFGEVWIEEGRLTEHEYVNGAYVDLITVSVTRERWARHRATLEESRLLAAVEGKRPGALAMDGDKNLLRDA
- a CDS encoding fatty acid--CoA ligase family protein, whose product is MDVGALFAGRVRAAPETVALTESGRGSSTYAHLADRVQAVAQVLGSRTGPTDVVWSPATRGDLVILVLGAVMAGRAVHLGRARPGTAAPVALDVGRGDDVVVLADQAWRQEVSGFAIVLETSGTTGHPKQVVHTARSLGHGLWNTAAVEDELLRPSEAAPGPLSERLALLAERSPHGLSFLTGLDERSIAGLTMVFRALLMGERLVIPASSSAPDVSAALEHDGATNLGVPPLTAQRLVREWARADRPPPGLLHVGIGGSAILPALAEQLERTFQCPVTSGYGSTELGGVAIMSRPWDPAAQRWTTIGRPLADVTVELTDTADGDRELVVNSPAHMEGTIGADGGFARCAGAHRTGDLARIEPDGTVTITGRLGYLIQRGAQKIDPVTIERVLETHPDVLVAAVLGVPSRVPGEEDIIALVVPAPSAHVEDLNSRLRAHCRASLPASSTPRRIVVVAELPLAADSTPQRAALLRVHQDLSASSGEGPTMLEADLFDTPAPSN
- a CDS encoding helix-turn-helix domain-containing protein; amino-acid sequence: MALDEWPELLTVTEAAELLRISRTTAYAEAKRYLSTGEGLPVIRVGRSLRAPRERLRRLIEGAPTTSNRGEAA
- a CDS encoding site-specific integrase, giving the protein MPTRLAPGIREKRPGYFEVRVYGGVDPKTGKGRQVTRTIRGSVKEANELRATLLIEVARTGAPHPHGLAELFDAVLEHLEALGREPTTLHGYRRMADRIIEEVGDKPLRKLRASDCDRFYAALLRGGSSPARVRRYHALLHRSLAQGVRWEWVPDNVSDRASPPPEPRRQMQLQSIEAVARLIQVAEESKEPELGVAFRVLAAMGGRRGEVCGLRWSDIDFDSGLCAIRRAVKQVPGQPLVVGDAKNHQQRIVQLDRTTLERLDRHHREMLERAQTCGHDLAEDAYVLSDSADGSEPWRPSRLTQALRRLRDRAGYTGRLHDLRHWHASLLLNAGEAPVVVAERLGHRDPSTTHRFYAHALPRADGRAAQLVDDALQPPENA